One segment of Tenrec ecaudatus isolate mTenEca1 chromosome 1, mTenEca1.hap1, whole genome shotgun sequence DNA contains the following:
- the LOC142448930 gene encoding olfactory receptor 7A10-like, whose product MESGNHTQFPEFILLGLSEVAELQPLLFGLFLSMYLVTFTGNLLIILAITTDSHLHTPMYFFLSNLSFADICFTSTTVPKMLMNIKVQTKVISYEGCITQMYFFLLFGALDSFLLTVMAYDRFVAICHPLHYMITMNPRFCGLLFLACCVLSFLHSLLNSLLVLRLSFCTELEISHFFCELNQVVQLACSDTFLNGLVMYLASGLLGVIPLSGILFSYMKIVSSILKISSAGGKCKAFSTCGSHLSVVSLFYGTALGVYLSSVVIENSRASAIASVMYTVATPMLNPFIYSLRNKDIKQALRKLFS is encoded by the coding sequence ATGGAATCAGGAAACCACACTCAGTTTCCAGAATTCATCCTTCTGGGGCTTTCTGAAGTGgcagagctgcagcccctcctctttggactgttcctctccatgtacctggtcaccttcactgggaacctgctcatcatcctggccatcaccacagactcccacctccacacacccatgtacttcttcctctccaacctctcctttgctgacatctgtttcacctccaccactgtcccaaagatgctgatgaacatcaaggtgCAGACTAAAGTCATTTCATATGAAGGCTGTATCACACAGATGTACTTTTTCTTGCTTTTTGGGGCCTTAGACAGCTTCCTATTGAcagtgatggcctatgaccggTTTGTGGCCATCTGTCACCCTCTGCACTACATGATCACCATGAACCCAAGGTTCTGTGGTCTCCTGTTTCTGGCCTGCTGTGTATTGTCATTTCTGCACTCTCTATTAAATAGTTTATTGGTTTTGCGACTGTCTTTTTGTACAGAATTGGAAATctcccattttttctgtgaacttaatCAGGTCGTCCAACTTGCATGCTCTGACACATTCCTTAATGGCTTAGTCATGTATTTAGCAAGTGGACTTCTGGGTGTTATTCCACTAAGTGGGATCCTTTTCTCTTACATGAAGATTGTGTcctccattttgaaaatttcatcaGCTGGGGGCAAATGTAAAGCCTTTTCCACTTGTGGTTCTCACctctctgttgtttccttgttctATGGTACAGCTCTTGGAGTTTATCTTAGTTCTGTGGTTATTGAAAACTCTAGGGCCTCTGCAATAGCCTCAGTGATGTACACTGTGGCCACACCCATGCTGAATCCTTTTATCTACAGTCTGAGAAATAAAGATATAAAGCAAGCCCTAAGGAAACTTTTCAGTTGA